From Carya illinoinensis cultivar Pawnee chromosome 5, C.illinoinensisPawnee_v1, whole genome shotgun sequence, one genomic window encodes:
- the LOC122310454 gene encoding sterol 14-demethylase-like isoform X2 codes for MEVDYKLFNMGLLIVATLVVAKLISALIVPRSRKRLPPIVKSWPVIGGLIRFMKGPILMLREEYPKLGSVFTLTLVNKKITFFIGPEVSAHFFKASESDLSQQEVYQFNVPTFGPGVVFDVDYSVRQEQFRFFTESLRVNKLKGYVDQMVAEAEDYFSKWGDSGEVDLKYELEHLIILTASRCLLGREVRDKLFDDVSALFHDLDNGMLPISVIFPYLPIPAHRRRDRARKKLAEIFAKIIASRKCAGKSENDMLQCFIDSKYKDGRPTTEAEITGLLIAALFAGQHTSSITSTWTGAYLLRHKEYLSAVLEEQKNLMGRHGNKVDHDILSEMDVLYRCIKEALRLHPPLILLLRSSHSDFSVTTRDGKEYDIPKGHIVATSPAFANRLPHIYKDPDRYDPDRFAIGREEDKAAGAFSYISFGGGRHGCLGEPFAYLQIKAIWSNLLRNFELEIVSPFPEIDWNAMVVGVKGKVMVRYKRRKLCVN; via the exons ATGGAAGTGGATTACAAGTTATTCAATATGGGTCTTCTCATTGTGGCCACTCTAGTGGTGGCAAAGCTTATTTCTGCGCTTATAGTGCCTAGATCAAGAAAACGTCTCCCTCCAATTGTTAAGTCATGGCCTGTGATCGGTGGGCTTATCCGCTTCATGAAAGGTCCCATTCTGATGTTGAGGGAGGAGTACCCGAAGCTTGGAAGTGTATTCACATTGACTTTGGTTAACAAGAAGATTACTTTCTTTATCGGTCCTGAGGTTTCCGCACACTTCTTTAAAGCCTCCGAGTCTGATCTTAGCCAGCAGGAGGTGTACCAGTTCAATGTGCCAACTTTTGGTCCTGGAGTAGTATTTGATGTCGATTACTCAGTGCGGCAAGAGCAGTTTCGGTTCTTCACAGAGTCCCTGAGAGTGAATAAACTGAAGGGATATGTGGATCAGATGGTTGCAGAAGCTGAG GACTACTTCTCAAAATGGGGAGACAGTGGTGAGGTGGATTTAAAGTATGAACTGGAGCATCTGATCATTTTGACAGCCAGTAGATGTCTCTTGGGCCGAGAAGTTCGTGATAAGCTCTTTGATGATGTCTCTGCCCTGTTCCATGACCTTGACAATGGAATGCTTCCTATCAGTGTTATCTTCCCATACCTGCCCATTCCTGCTCACCGACGCCGCGACCGGGCCCGCAAGAAGCTTGCAGAAATCTTTGCAAAAATCATAGCCTCTCGCAAATGTGCTGGCAAGTCAGAGAATGACATGCTCCAGTGCTTCATTGACTCAAAGTATAAAGATGGCCGCCCGACAACTGAGGCAGAGATCACTGGTCTGTTGATTGCTGCTCTATTTGCTGGTCAGCACACCAGTTCCATCACCTCCACTTGGACTGGGGCGTATCTCCTCCGTCACAAGGAGTACCTATCCGCTGTATTGGAAGAGCAGAAGAACCTGATGGGAAGGCATGGGAATAAGGTTGATCATGATATCTTGTCTGAGATGGACGTCCTGTATCGGTGCATTAAGGAAGCCTTAAGACTCCACCCCCCGCTGATTTTGCTGCTACGTAGCTCGCATAGTGATTTTAGTGTGACAACCCGAGATGGTAAAGAATATGACATCCCAAAGGGCCACATAGTTGCCACATCACCAGCTTTTGCAAACCGCCTTCCTCATATTTATAAGGATCCAGACAGGTATGATCCTGACAGATTTGCCATTGGGAGAGAAGAGGACAAGGCTGCAGGGGCATTCTCATATATTTCATTTGGAGGCGGCAGGCATGGTTGCCTTGGTGAGCCTTTTGCATACCTGCAAATAAAGGCAATATGGAGCAATTTGCTAAGGAATTTTGAGTTGGAGATTGTGTCACCTTTTCCTGAGATTGATTGGAATGCCATGGTTGTGGGTGTGAAGGGAAAGGTTATGGTACGTTACAAGCGGCGGAAGCTTTGTGTCAATTAA
- the LOC122310456 gene encoding peptidyl-prolyl cis-trans isomerase FKBP19, chloroplastic isoform X3: MASISVLASLQPSLSLSGSKFSTMGCCRTATTVSLHEPQKSSHSNICGNPAAHGQVIERRGVVISAIGILAGYWWDAAIDGMAMASEFTDMPAIRGKDYGKPKMRYPDYRETESGLQYKDLRVGNGPTPKMGETVVVDWDGFTIGYYGRIFEARNKTKGGSFEGNDKDFFKFRVGSHEVIPAFEEAVSGMAPGGVRSVAGS; this comes from the exons atggCGTCAATTTCAGTGCTTGCATCTCTACAACCATCCCTGAGTCTATCTGGTTCGAAATTTTCGACTATG GGATGCTGCAGAACAGCTACTACTGTTTCTCTTCATGAACCTCAGAAGTCTTCCCATTCGAATATATGCG GGAACCCTGCGGCTCATGGGCAAGTCATTGAGCGCAGAGGAGTAGTAATATCAGCTATTGGAATCCTTGCTGGATACTGGTGGGATGCGGCAATTGATGGGATGGCCATGGCATCTGAATTTACTGACA TGCCTGCAATCAGGGGAAAGGACTATGGCAAGCCTAAAATGCGGTATCCAGACTACAGAGAGACAGAGTCAGGTCTTCAGTACAAG GACTTGAGAGTTGGAAATGGGCCCACACCAAAGATGGGAGAGACTGTAGTG GTTGATTGGGATGGTTTCACCATAGGATACTATGGCCGCATATTTGAAGCCCGAAATAAGACCAAGGGTGGTTCCTTTGAG GGAAATGACAAGGACTTCTTCAAATTTAGAGTGGGATCTCATGAG GTGATACCAGCTTTCGAGGAAGCTGTTTCAGGCATGGCTCCGGGTGGTGTTAGAAG TGTTGCAGGATCATAG
- the LOC122310456 gene encoding peptidyl-prolyl cis-trans isomerase FKBP19, chloroplastic isoform X2: MASISVLASLQPSLSLSGSKFSTMGCCRTATTVSLHEPQKSSHSNICGNPAAHGQVIERRGVVISAIGILAGYWWDAAIDGMAMASEFTDMPAIRGKDYGKPKMRYPDYRETESGLQYKDLRVGNGPTPKMGETVVVDWDGFTIGYYGRIFEARNKTKGGSFEVIPAFEEAVSGMAPGGVRRIIVPPELGYPENDFNKSGPRPTTFSGQRALDFVLRNQGLIDKTLLFDIELLKIVSN, from the exons atggCGTCAATTTCAGTGCTTGCATCTCTACAACCATCCCTGAGTCTATCTGGTTCGAAATTTTCGACTATG GGATGCTGCAGAACAGCTACTACTGTTTCTCTTCATGAACCTCAGAAGTCTTCCCATTCGAATATATGCG GGAACCCTGCGGCTCATGGGCAAGTCATTGAGCGCAGAGGAGTAGTAATATCAGCTATTGGAATCCTTGCTGGATACTGGTGGGATGCGGCAATTGATGGGATGGCCATGGCATCTGAATTTACTGACA TGCCTGCAATCAGGGGAAAGGACTATGGCAAGCCTAAAATGCGGTATCCAGACTACAGAGAGACAGAGTCAGGTCTTCAGTACAAG GACTTGAGAGTTGGAAATGGGCCCACACCAAAGATGGGAGAGACTGTAGTG GTTGATTGGGATGGTTTCACCATAGGATACTATGGCCGCATATTTGAAGCCCGAAATAAGACCAAGGGTGGTTCCTTTGAG GTGATACCAGCTTTCGAGGAAGCTGTTTCAGGCATGGCTCCGGGTGGTGTTAGAAG GATCATAGTGCCGCCAGAATTGGGATATCCTGAGAACGATTTCAACAAGAGTGGCCCTAGACCAACAACATTCTCG GGCCAACGAGCATTGGATTTTGTACTGAGGAACCAAGGGCTGATAGACAAGACTCTTTTGTTTGATATTGAGCTCCTCAAAATCGTATCGAACTGA
- the LOC122310456 gene encoding peptidyl-prolyl cis-trans isomerase FKBP19, chloroplastic isoform X1, whose product MASISVLASLQPSLSLSGSKFSTMGCCRTATTVSLHEPQKSSHSNICGNPAAHGQVIERRGVVISAIGILAGYWWDAAIDGMAMASEFTDMPAIRGKDYGKPKMRYPDYRETESGLQYKDLRVGNGPTPKMGETVVVDWDGFTIGYYGRIFEARNKTKGGSFEGNDKDFFKFRVGSHEVIPAFEEAVSGMAPGGVRRIIVPPELGYPENDFNKSGPRPTTFSGQRALDFVLRNQGLIDKTLLFDIELLKIVSN is encoded by the exons atggCGTCAATTTCAGTGCTTGCATCTCTACAACCATCCCTGAGTCTATCTGGTTCGAAATTTTCGACTATG GGATGCTGCAGAACAGCTACTACTGTTTCTCTTCATGAACCTCAGAAGTCTTCCCATTCGAATATATGCG GGAACCCTGCGGCTCATGGGCAAGTCATTGAGCGCAGAGGAGTAGTAATATCAGCTATTGGAATCCTTGCTGGATACTGGTGGGATGCGGCAATTGATGGGATGGCCATGGCATCTGAATTTACTGACA TGCCTGCAATCAGGGGAAAGGACTATGGCAAGCCTAAAATGCGGTATCCAGACTACAGAGAGACAGAGTCAGGTCTTCAGTACAAG GACTTGAGAGTTGGAAATGGGCCCACACCAAAGATGGGAGAGACTGTAGTG GTTGATTGGGATGGTTTCACCATAGGATACTATGGCCGCATATTTGAAGCCCGAAATAAGACCAAGGGTGGTTCCTTTGAG GGAAATGACAAGGACTTCTTCAAATTTAGAGTGGGATCTCATGAG GTGATACCAGCTTTCGAGGAAGCTGTTTCAGGCATGGCTCCGGGTGGTGTTAGAAG GATCATAGTGCCGCCAGAATTGGGATATCCTGAGAACGATTTCAACAAGAGTGGCCCTAGACCAACAACATTCTCG GGCCAACGAGCATTGGATTTTGTACTGAGGAACCAAGGGCTGATAGACAAGACTCTTTTGTTTGATATTGAGCTCCTCAAAATCGTATCGAACTGA
- the LOC122310454 gene encoding sterol 14-demethylase-like isoform X1: MIRMEVDYKLFNMGLLIVATLVVAKLISALIVPRSRKRLPPIVKSWPVIGGLIRFMKGPILMLREEYPKLGSVFTLTLVNKKITFFIGPEVSAHFFKASESDLSQQEVYQFNVPTFGPGVVFDVDYSVRQEQFRFFTESLRVNKLKGYVDQMVAEAEDYFSKWGDSGEVDLKYELEHLIILTASRCLLGREVRDKLFDDVSALFHDLDNGMLPISVIFPYLPIPAHRRRDRARKKLAEIFAKIIASRKCAGKSENDMLQCFIDSKYKDGRPTTEAEITGLLIAALFAGQHTSSITSTWTGAYLLRHKEYLSAVLEEQKNLMGRHGNKVDHDILSEMDVLYRCIKEALRLHPPLILLLRSSHSDFSVTTRDGKEYDIPKGHIVATSPAFANRLPHIYKDPDRYDPDRFAIGREEDKAAGAFSYISFGGGRHGCLGEPFAYLQIKAIWSNLLRNFELEIVSPFPEIDWNAMVVGVKGKVMVRYKRRKLCVN, encoded by the exons ATGATTAGGATGGAAGTGGATTACAAGTTATTCAATATGGGTCTTCTCATTGTGGCCACTCTAGTGGTGGCAAAGCTTATTTCTGCGCTTATAGTGCCTAGATCAAGAAAACGTCTCCCTCCAATTGTTAAGTCATGGCCTGTGATCGGTGGGCTTATCCGCTTCATGAAAGGTCCCATTCTGATGTTGAGGGAGGAGTACCCGAAGCTTGGAAGTGTATTCACATTGACTTTGGTTAACAAGAAGATTACTTTCTTTATCGGTCCTGAGGTTTCCGCACACTTCTTTAAAGCCTCCGAGTCTGATCTTAGCCAGCAGGAGGTGTACCAGTTCAATGTGCCAACTTTTGGTCCTGGAGTAGTATTTGATGTCGATTACTCAGTGCGGCAAGAGCAGTTTCGGTTCTTCACAGAGTCCCTGAGAGTGAATAAACTGAAGGGATATGTGGATCAGATGGTTGCAGAAGCTGAG GACTACTTCTCAAAATGGGGAGACAGTGGTGAGGTGGATTTAAAGTATGAACTGGAGCATCTGATCATTTTGACAGCCAGTAGATGTCTCTTGGGCCGAGAAGTTCGTGATAAGCTCTTTGATGATGTCTCTGCCCTGTTCCATGACCTTGACAATGGAATGCTTCCTATCAGTGTTATCTTCCCATACCTGCCCATTCCTGCTCACCGACGCCGCGACCGGGCCCGCAAGAAGCTTGCAGAAATCTTTGCAAAAATCATAGCCTCTCGCAAATGTGCTGGCAAGTCAGAGAATGACATGCTCCAGTGCTTCATTGACTCAAAGTATAAAGATGGCCGCCCGACAACTGAGGCAGAGATCACTGGTCTGTTGATTGCTGCTCTATTTGCTGGTCAGCACACCAGTTCCATCACCTCCACTTGGACTGGGGCGTATCTCCTCCGTCACAAGGAGTACCTATCCGCTGTATTGGAAGAGCAGAAGAACCTGATGGGAAGGCATGGGAATAAGGTTGATCATGATATCTTGTCTGAGATGGACGTCCTGTATCGGTGCATTAAGGAAGCCTTAAGACTCCACCCCCCGCTGATTTTGCTGCTACGTAGCTCGCATAGTGATTTTAGTGTGACAACCCGAGATGGTAAAGAATATGACATCCCAAAGGGCCACATAGTTGCCACATCACCAGCTTTTGCAAACCGCCTTCCTCATATTTATAAGGATCCAGACAGGTATGATCCTGACAGATTTGCCATTGGGAGAGAAGAGGACAAGGCTGCAGGGGCATTCTCATATATTTCATTTGGAGGCGGCAGGCATGGTTGCCTTGGTGAGCCTTTTGCATACCTGCAAATAAAGGCAATATGGAGCAATTTGCTAAGGAATTTTGAGTTGGAGATTGTGTCACCTTTTCCTGAGATTGATTGGAATGCCATGGTTGTGGGTGTGAAGGGAAAGGTTATGGTACGTTACAAGCGGCGGAAGCTTTGTGTCAATTAA
- the LOC122310456 gene encoding peptidyl-prolyl cis-trans isomerase FKBP19, chloroplastic isoform X4 has translation MASISVLASLQPSLSLSGSKFSTMGCCRTATTVSLHEPQKSSHSNICGNPAAHGQVIERRGVVISAIGILAGYWWDAAIDGMAMASEFTDMPAIRGKDYGKPKMRYPDYRETESGLQYKDLRVGNGPTPKMGETVVVDWDGFTIGYYGRIFEARNKTKGGSFEVIPAFEEAVSGMAPGGVRSVAGS, from the exons atggCGTCAATTTCAGTGCTTGCATCTCTACAACCATCCCTGAGTCTATCTGGTTCGAAATTTTCGACTATG GGATGCTGCAGAACAGCTACTACTGTTTCTCTTCATGAACCTCAGAAGTCTTCCCATTCGAATATATGCG GGAACCCTGCGGCTCATGGGCAAGTCATTGAGCGCAGAGGAGTAGTAATATCAGCTATTGGAATCCTTGCTGGATACTGGTGGGATGCGGCAATTGATGGGATGGCCATGGCATCTGAATTTACTGACA TGCCTGCAATCAGGGGAAAGGACTATGGCAAGCCTAAAATGCGGTATCCAGACTACAGAGAGACAGAGTCAGGTCTTCAGTACAAG GACTTGAGAGTTGGAAATGGGCCCACACCAAAGATGGGAGAGACTGTAGTG GTTGATTGGGATGGTTTCACCATAGGATACTATGGCCGCATATTTGAAGCCCGAAATAAGACCAAGGGTGGTTCCTTTGAG GTGATACCAGCTTTCGAGGAAGCTGTTTCAGGCATGGCTCCGGGTGGTGTTAGAAG TGTTGCAGGATCATAG
- the LOC122311608 gene encoding mediator-associated protein 2-like, which yields MDSDNEQGYKPPPEFHVEAKEPLIDPSSMDSKELWLIQWPNSKELPGLDGQELSLKLHHDGKLGSFEDSSGKVFDLVSFAAQESNATVFLSSESESEIVGKISRLVSLVHYPDPNESRKPISNNLRHFQKSRGISLTNSSRQFSTQSTLLRNSQSTSGYSGSTHNSRRRSCLSEEGEPSKPLKKKRVRESTGSAEGSARDSERGHSAVTS from the exons ATGGATTCTGACAATGAACAAGGTTACAAACCTCCTCCAGAGTTTCATGTGGAGGCCAAGGAACCACTTATCGACCCTAGTTCGATGGACTCCAAAGAACTTTGGCTCATTCAGTGGCCTAATAGTAAAGAA CTTCCTGGATTGGACGGACAAGAATTATCACTCAAGCTTCATCATGATGGAAAGTTGGGCAGTTTTGAGGATTCATCTG GAAAAGTTTTTGATCTTGTCAGCTTTGCAGCTCAAGAGTCAAATGCAACAGTTTTTCTTTCCTCTGAATCAGAGTCAGAAATTG TTGGGAAGATTTCACGGCTGGTTTCCCTTGTCCATTATCCAGATCCTAATGAAAGCCGAAAACCCATTTCCAACAACTTGAGACATTTTCAGAAATCGAGGGGAATTTCACTGACAAATTCATCACGTCAATTTTCTACACAAAGTACCCTGCTTAGAAACTCACAATCGACAAGTGGATATTCGGGTTCCACACACAATAGCAGACGGAGAAGTTGCTTATCTGAAGAAGGGGAGCCATCAAAGCCTCTTAAAAAAAAACGTGTGCGTGAATCTACTGGGTCTGCAGAGGGTTCTGCTCGAGACTCAGAGCGAGGTCATAGTGCAGTTACTTCATAA